The Sphingosinithalassobacter sp. CS137 genome includes a region encoding these proteins:
- a CDS encoding YdbH domain-containing protein, producing the protein MTDEGATKRRGWRKRRWTASALLGLLLFALLAIGIAWLDRVRIADDFIAKELARRGVAARYTVEEIGLTRQRLTDVVIGDPAHPDLTADWIEVNTALGLFSGARVTGIRVGTAWLRARIEDGQVSLGEIDRLMPEPSGKPFAFPELHAELGDVRVRLETPQGLVGLKLTGSGRLDDGFRGRIGAVAPRLALGGCTVRDVALAGAVAIRDGAPALDGPLRVGAADCGDMRGETLRADLELALDAQLSAWRGDARLTLAAAQMPQLRLGGISGTIGFAGDAERTAGSVDLAARGLASAAARAASVRLRGRYALGDTIGFDGAVAAEGIALAPDTLADIAQLQAAGDGTPVAPLLDRLARALAAAGRAAQGQAQIVVASGPEGGAVRIESLSIDAASGAELRMTGSPALAWRWPDGGLLIDGVVTTAGGGLPEARIALSQTAPGAPVTGVARIAPYAAGGARLALTPVAFRAGPDGATQIETRATLTGPLPDGRVEGLTLPIDARWSGGRVAVNPGCVPAGFERLRLSSLTLARTRLALCPLEGALVTVTNGAVSGGARIARPRLSGAIGGTALTLAAEEARYALGGSRFALSDVAARIGAGDSVTRIDAERLDGRVGGGALGGGFAGVSGQIGQVPLLLGGGAGDWRLEGGRLTLDGGIAVTDAAEAPRFNRLVSDDVVLTLADNRIVATGTLHLPDDTTQVAALDLRHDLSNGAGEAVLTVDALRFEVGGLQPEALTRLTYGVVADVEGSISGRGIIRWNGEGVTSEGGFRTQGADLAAAFGSVSGLTTEIRFGDLLGLATPEGETQTATVALINPGIPVEAGTIRYRLLGEQRIAIEEGRWPFAGGTLVLEPTVLDFGQSVPRRMTFRLIGADIARFLKEMEFDNVAATGTFDGVLPMVFDARGGRIVDGELSARDGGSIAYVGELTQEDLGFWGNYAFQALRSLRYRSLELGIEGPLTGEMVTRIRFAGVQQGEGAQRDIITRRLGSLPIVFNIEIRAPFRQLAGTVRGWYDPSVLIDRNLPRLLEEQEARDAKAPDDSKRPVQPKESETVP; encoded by the coding sequence GGGGGTGGCGCAAGCGGCGGTGGACCGCGAGCGCGCTGCTGGGGCTTCTGCTGTTCGCGCTGCTCGCCATCGGAATCGCCTGGCTCGACCGAGTGCGGATCGCCGACGACTTCATCGCGAAGGAGCTTGCCCGGCGGGGCGTGGCCGCGCGCTACACGGTGGAGGAGATCGGCCTCACCCGGCAGCGGCTTACGGATGTGGTGATCGGCGATCCGGCGCACCCCGATCTGACCGCCGACTGGATCGAAGTGAATACTGCGCTGGGTCTGTTCTCGGGCGCGCGCGTGACCGGCATCCGCGTCGGCACGGCATGGCTCCGCGCGCGGATCGAGGACGGGCAGGTCTCGCTCGGCGAGATCGACCGGCTGATGCCCGAGCCTTCCGGCAAGCCCTTCGCCTTCCCCGAGCTTCATGCGGAGCTTGGCGACGTGCGGGTGCGGCTCGAGACGCCGCAGGGGCTGGTCGGGCTCAAGCTGACCGGCAGCGGGCGGCTCGACGACGGCTTTCGCGGGCGGATCGGCGCAGTGGCGCCGAGGCTGGCGCTTGGCGGCTGCACTGTTCGAGACGTGGCGCTCGCCGGAGCGGTGGCGATCCGCGACGGCGCGCCGGCGCTCGACGGGCCGCTGCGGGTCGGCGCTGCCGACTGCGGCGACATGCGCGGTGAGACGCTGCGCGCGGATTTGGAGCTGGCGCTCGATGCCCAGCTTTCGGCGTGGCGCGGCGACGCGCGGCTGACGCTGGCGGCGGCGCAGATGCCGCAGCTCCGGCTCGGCGGGATTTCCGGCACGATCGGCTTCGCAGGCGATGCGGAGCGTACGGCGGGAAGCGTCGATCTGGCGGCGCGCGGGCTGGCCAGCGCGGCGGCGCGGGCCGCTTCGGTGCGGCTGCGCGGCCGCTATGCGCTGGGCGACACGATCGGATTCGACGGAGCGGTGGCGGCCGAGGGCATCGCGCTGGCGCCCGACACCCTCGCGGATATCGCGCAGTTGCAAGCCGCCGGAGACGGAACGCCGGTCGCGCCGCTGCTCGACCGGCTGGCGCGGGCGCTGGCCGCCGCCGGACGTGCGGCGCAAGGCCAGGCGCAGATCGTGGTGGCGAGCGGCCCCGAGGGCGGAGCGGTCCGCATCGAATCGCTTTCAATCGACGCGGCGAGCGGAGCCGAGCTGCGGATGACCGGATCGCCTGCGCTGGCCTGGCGTTGGCCCGACGGCGGGCTGTTGATCGATGGCGTGGTGACCACTGCGGGCGGCGGGCTGCCCGAGGCGCGGATCGCGCTCTCTCAAACGGCCCCGGGCGCGCCGGTGACCGGCGTGGCGCGGATCGCGCCCTATGCCGCGGGCGGCGCCCGGCTGGCACTGACGCCGGTGGCGTTTCGCGCCGGACCGGACGGGGCGACGCAGATCGAGACCCGCGCGACGCTGACGGGGCCGCTGCCCGACGGGCGTGTCGAGGGTCTGACGCTGCCGATCGACGCGCGCTGGAGCGGGGGCCGCGTGGCGGTGAATCCCGGGTGCGTGCCGGCCGGATTCGAGCGACTGCGGCTTTCGAGCCTCACGCTGGCGCGCACACGGCTTGCGCTCTGCCCGCTGGAGGGCGCGCTGGTGACGGTCACTAACGGCGCCGTTTCGGGCGGGGCGCGGATCGCACGGCCGCGGCTCTCCGGCGCGATCGGCGGCACTGCGCTGACGCTGGCCGCCGAGGAGGCGCGCTATGCGCTCGGCGGATCGCGCTTCGCGCTGAGCGACGTCGCCGCCCGGATCGGGGCGGGCGACAGCGTCACGCGGATCGACGCCGAGCGGCTGGACGGGCGCGTCGGCGGCGGTGCGCTGGGCGGCGGCTTTGCAGGGGTGTCGGGGCAGATCGGGCAGGTGCCGCTGCTGCTCGGCGGCGGGGCCGGCGACTGGCGGCTGGAAGGAGGGCGGCTGACGCTGGACGGCGGGATCGCCGTCACCGATGCGGCCGAAGCGCCGCGATTCAATCGCCTCGTCAGCGACGATGTGGTGCTGACGCTCGCCGACAACCGCATCGTCGCGACCGGCACGCTGCACTTGCCCGACGACACCACGCAGGTCGCGGCGCTCGATCTGCGGCACGATCTTTCGAACGGCGCGGGCGAGGCCGTGCTGACGGTCGACGCGCTGCGGTTCGAGGTCGGCGGTCTCCAGCCCGAAGCGCTCACCCGGCTGACCTATGGCGTGGTCGCCGATGTGGAGGGCAGCATATCGGGGCGCGGCATCATCCGCTGGAATGGCGAGGGCGTGACGAGCGAGGGAGGCTTCCGCACCCAGGGCGCCGATCTGGCCGCCGCCTTCGGATCGGTGAGCGGGCTGACGACCGAGATCCGGTTCGGCGATCTGCTCGGCCTGGCCACTCCGGAGGGCGAGACGCAAACCGCGACGGTGGCGCTCATCAATCCGGGTATTCCGGTCGAAGCGGGGACGATCCGCTACCGGCTGCTGGGCGAACAGCGGATCGCGATCGAGGAGGGGCGCTGGCCGTTCGCGGGCGGGACGCTGGTGCTCGAACCGACGGTGCTCGATTTCGGCCAAAGCGTGCCGCGGCGGATGACCTTCCGGCTGATCGGCGCGGACATCGCCCGCTTCCTGAAGGAAATGGAATTCGACAACGTCGCCGCCACCGGCACGTTCGACGGCGTGCTGCCGATGGTGTTCGACGCGCGCGGCGGCCGCATCGTGGATGGCGAGTTGAGCGCGCGCGACGGCGGCAGCATTGCCTATGTCGGCGAGCTGACGCAGGAAGACCTCGGCTTCTGGGGGAATTATGCTTTCCAGGCGCTGCGCTCGCTGCGGTACCGCAGCCTCGAACTCGGGATCGAAGGCCCGCTGACCGGCGAGATGGTCACGCGCATCCGCTTCGCGGGCGTGCAGCAGGGGGAGGGTGCGCAGCGCGACATCATCACGCGGCGGCTGGGCAGCCTGCCGATCGTGTTCAACATCGAGATCCGCGCGCCGTTCCGGCAACTCGCAGGCACGGTGCGCGGCTGGTACGACCCTTCGGTCCTGATCGATCGCAACCTGCCGCGACTGCTGGAAGAGCAGGAGGCGCGGGACGCGAAGGCGCCCGATGATAGCAAACGACCCGTTCAGCCTAAGGAAAGCGAGACCGTGCCATGA
- a CDS encoding YnbE family lipoprotein, producing MLLVAPALLIGGGCVTINAPDKPIVINLNIAITQEVVYRLDSKARSVIEDNPGIF from the coding sequence ATGCTGCTGGTTGCGCCCGCGCTGTTGATCGGCGGCGGCTGCGTCACCATCAATGCTCCAGACAAGCCGATCGTCATCAACCTCAACATCGCGATCACGCAGGAAGTCGTGTATCGTCTCGACAGCAAGGCCCGATCGGTGATCGAGGACAACCCGGGGATTTTCTGA
- a CDS encoding YdbL family protein: MQFAASIALALALAAPAGAVAFQDRDPAYAAARAAGQVGEQPDGYLGVVGSGTPALRSMVSDINIRRKAAYTRGAQENGSTVEQFAFVSGCRLILRTEAGEKYQAPDGTWMTRGSGPPVRDPRCI; this comes from the coding sequence ATGCAATTCGCAGCATCCATCGCACTGGCTCTCGCGCTCGCCGCGCCGGCAGGCGCCGTGGCGTTTCAGGATCGCGATCCGGCCTATGCCGCGGCGCGCGCGGCGGGGCAGGTGGGCGAGCAGCCCGACGGCTATCTCGGCGTCGTCGGCAGCGGCACGCCCGCGCTGCGCTCGATGGTCAGCGACATCAACATCCGGCGCAAGGCGGCGTACACGCGCGGCGCGCAGGAGAATGGCTCGACCGTCGAGCAGTTCGCGTTCGTATCGGGCTGCCGGCTGATCCTGCGTACCGAAGCGGGCGAGAAATATCAGGCGCCCGACGGCACGTGGATGACTCGCGGCAGCGGCCCGCCGGTACGTGATCCGCGCTGCATCTGA
- a CDS encoding AtpZ/AtpI family protein encodes MAENETGQDDPYGAEDARLTSLEERLKHAQHAEAVRTGRATKTSDGGYSQGNRVLAALIGSLAGSALVGWVLDRLLGTTPWLLLVALFLGIAVAFRNIIRMASERPE; translated from the coding sequence ATGGCGGAGAACGAAACCGGGCAAGACGATCCCTATGGCGCCGAAGATGCTCGCCTGACGTCGCTTGAAGAGCGGCTGAAACATGCGCAGCACGCGGAGGCGGTCCGGACGGGACGCGCGACGAAAACGTCTGACGGGGGCTATTCCCAGGGCAACCGCGTCCTCGCCGCTTTGATTGGGTCGCTTGCCGGCAGCGCGCTGGTGGGGTGGGTTCTCGACCGCCTCCTCGGCACGACGCCCTGGCTCCTGCTCGTGGCGCTGTTCCTCGGAATTGCGGTCGCGTTCAGGAACATCATCAGGATGGCAAGCGAACGCCCGGAGTGA
- a CDS encoding F0F1 ATP synthase subunit A, producing MHQFLIEPVFGEHWIVGGYDLSFTNSSLWMVITLVVLWGFMFLGMKGDLVPGRWQAAVESFTGFVKNMLLSNIGSEGTKFLPYVFSLFMFILVANILGLAPIGLVPGWHPFTITSHLTVTGVLAIISFALVLIVGFGRHGFHFFSLFVPHGTPVVMIPLIFVVELMSFLVRPFSLGLRLFVAMTAGHILLKVLASFVITGVNSGAGYAAIVSLPSFALMIGITLLELLVAAIQAYVFALLTSVYLNDAVNLH from the coding sequence ATGCATCAGTTCCTGATCGAACCGGTGTTCGGCGAACACTGGATCGTTGGCGGATATGATCTTTCCTTCACCAACAGCTCGCTGTGGATGGTGATCACGCTGGTCGTGCTGTGGGGCTTCATGTTCCTCGGCATGAAGGGCGATCTCGTCCCCGGCCGCTGGCAGGCGGCGGTGGAGAGCTTCACCGGCTTCGTGAAGAACATGCTGCTTTCGAACATCGGGTCCGAGGGCACGAAGTTCCTCCCCTATGTCTTCTCGCTGTTCATGTTCATCCTGGTGGCGAATATCCTCGGCCTTGCGCCGATCGGGCTGGTTCCCGGGTGGCATCCGTTCACCATCACCAGCCATCTGACCGTCACCGGCGTGCTGGCGATCATCAGCTTCGCGCTGGTGCTGATCGTCGGCTTCGGCCGCCACGGCTTTCATTTCTTCAGCCTGTTCGTGCCGCACGGCACGCCGGTGGTGATGATCCCGCTGATCTTCGTCGTCGAGCTGATGAGCTTTCTGGTGCGCCCCTTCTCGCTGGGCCTGCGACTGTTCGTCGCGATGACCGCGGGGCACATCCTGCTGAAGGTGCTGGCGAGCTTCGTCATCACCGGCGTCAATTCAGGCGCGGGCTATGCCGCGATCGTCAGCCTGCCGAGCTTCGCGCTGATGATCGGCATCACGCTGCTCGAGCTGCTGGTCGCCGCGATCCAGGCCTATGTGTTCGCGCTGCTGACGTCGGTGTATCTGAACGACGCCGTGAACCTGCACTAA
- a CDS encoding F0F1 ATP synthase subunit C — protein sequence MDAEAAKLLGAGLAAIGMGLASLGVGNVFASYLEGALRNPSAADSQQGRLFIGFAGAELLGLLAFVTMIILVFVA from the coding sequence ATGGACGCTGAAGCCGCAAAGCTGCTGGGTGCGGGTCTCGCCGCGATCGGCATGGGCCTCGCCTCGCTGGGCGTGGGCAACGTGTTCGCCAGCTATCTCGAAGGCGCGCTGCGCAATCCGTCGGCCGCCGACAGCCAGCAGGGCCGCCTGTTCATCGGCTTCGCGGGCGCCGAGCTGCTCGGCCTGCTCGCCTTCGTGACGATGATCATCCTGGTGTTCGTCGCCTAA
- a CDS encoding ATPase, translating to MPQIEQLASTYASQIFWLLIIFGLTYFVVGRGMVPKIESTVQKRDTQIAEDLAAAERAREEADAVEDRWRAKMAEARTAAQAETNKAKEASAADATARVRAADAELDAKLEAAEAEIARAKAEALTSLETVAAEAARDIVAKLSGVEVSEAVAEQKVREALAHG from the coding sequence ATGCCTCAGATAGAACAGCTCGCTTCGACCTATGCGTCGCAAATCTTCTGGCTGCTGATCATTTTCGGCCTGACCTATTTCGTGGTCGGGCGGGGAATGGTGCCGAAGATCGAATCGACGGTGCAGAAGCGGGATACGCAGATCGCCGAAGACCTGGCCGCCGCCGAGCGTGCGCGCGAGGAAGCCGATGCGGTCGAGGATCGCTGGCGTGCCAAGATGGCCGAAGCGCGCACTGCCGCGCAGGCCGAGACGAACAAGGCCAAGGAGGCTTCCGCCGCGGATGCGACGGCGCGGGTGCGCGCCGCCGATGCCGAACTGGACGCGAAGCTCGAGGCGGCCGAGGCGGAGATCGCCAGGGCGAAAGCCGAAGCGCTCACCAGCCTGGAAACCGTGGCCGCCGAAGCCGCGCGCGACATCGTCGCCAAGCTGTCCGGCGTCGAGGTGAGCGAGGCGGTCGCCGAGCAGAAGGTGCGGGAGGCACTGGCACATGGCTAA
- a CDS encoding S41 family peptidase, with product MIALRIAAALAALTPLPALAQPAWDPQPWLEDVAAMRTAFLTKYANREWIERERGIPLDRAFDAIEVQVRAAGSDAEARATLDRLLAGLNDGHVALRWPRPASPIAPASAPGEAAPPADAAAFCRAQGYDANRGRAGIAAALPAYRPVADERLLPTGLLDVNGTMLGVLRIPVFDPAAFPVLCTESVAALGLPVDQPCNENCQGALITEAYRRLNFALIARLDQLREAGAQALLVDLTGNGGGSEWAEAAARMLTPRRLESARVGFVRGEHWARQWANTAAALREATETAAPEDRARLADWIARADAARLEAETPCDPAAGCAWLGSAGYATGLIAAAPPQEFAGKDWGVHVFSIAQEAHPWREGVWRAPLIVLVDDKTFSAAEEFTALLRDNDAAIVLGSRTGGAGCGHTWGGTPTTLPNSGAVLELPDCARFRRDGSNEVAGIIPDVLIGWRASDSNALRTRLLEAALPAALVAARQP from the coding sequence ATGATCGCTCTCCGAATCGCAGCGGCGCTCGCCGCTCTGACGCCGCTCCCCGCGCTCGCCCAGCCGGCGTGGGATCCGCAGCCATGGCTCGAGGATGTGGCGGCGATGCGCACCGCCTTCCTCACCAAATATGCCAATCGCGAGTGGATCGAGCGCGAGCGCGGAATTCCTCTCGACCGGGCGTTCGACGCGATCGAGGTGCAGGTCCGCGCAGCGGGCAGCGATGCCGAGGCACGCGCGACGCTCGACCGGCTTCTCGCCGGCCTGAACGACGGTCATGTCGCGCTGCGCTGGCCGCGCCCCGCCTCGCCCATCGCGCCCGCTTCCGCGCCGGGAGAGGCGGCTCCGCCGGCCGACGCCGCCGCCTTCTGCCGCGCGCAGGGCTATGACGCGAACCGGGGTCGCGCGGGCATCGCGGCGGCGCTGCCCGCCTATCGCCCGGTTGCCGACGAACGCCTGTTGCCGACCGGCCTGCTCGACGTGAACGGCACCATGCTGGGCGTGCTGCGCATTCCCGTATTCGATCCCGCGGCCTTTCCCGTGCTGTGCACCGAATCGGTCGCGGCGCTCGGCCTGCCGGTCGACCAGCCCTGCAACGAGAATTGTCAGGGGGCGCTGATCACGGAAGCCTATCGCCGGCTCAACTTCGCGCTGATCGCCCGGCTCGATCAATTGCGCGAGGCGGGTGCGCAGGCACTGCTGGTCGATCTCACCGGCAACGGCGGCGGCAGCGAATGGGCCGAGGCCGCCGCGCGGATGCTCACGCCGCGGCGGCTCGAATCGGCGCGCGTCGGGTTCGTGCGCGGCGAGCATTGGGCGCGGCAATGGGCGAACACCGCCGCGGCGCTGCGCGAAGCCACCGAAACCGCAGCGCCCGAGGACCGTGCTCGCCTCGCCGACTGGATCGCACGCGCCGACGCCGCGCGCCTCGAAGCCGAAACGCCCTGCGACCCCGCGGCCGGCTGCGCCTGGCTCGGCAGCGCGGGCTATGCCACCGGTCTGATCGCCGCCGCCCCGCCGCAGGAGTTCGCGGGCAAGGACTGGGGCGTCCATGTGTTCAGCATCGCGCAGGAAGCGCATCCGTGGCGCGAGGGCGTCTGGCGCGCGCCGCTGATCGTGCTGGTCGACGACAAGACCTTCTCGGCAGCCGAGGAATTCACGGCCCTGCTGCGCGACAATGATGCGGCGATCGTCCTCGGCAGCCGTACCGGCGGCGCAGGCTGCGGCCACACCTGGGGGGGCACGCCCACCACCCTGCCCAACAGCGGCGCGGTGCTCGAACTGCCCGACTGCGCACGCTTCCGCCGCGACGGATCGAACGAAGTGGCCGGCATCATTCCCGACGTGCTGATCGGCTGGCGCGCCAGCGACAGCAACGCACTGCGCACGCGCCTGCTCGAAGCGGCGCTGCCCGCCGCACTGGTTGCCGCACGGCAGCCCTGA
- a CDS encoding GyrI-like domain-containing protein, with protein sequence MHDPHTEALLARVTRAAELMAARIDAGEPVRLDELADAAALSKFHFHRVFRLLTGEAPGEAVRRLRLAHAVAGLRDPQARITQVAHEAGFASSQALAKAMRQALDASPSGLRSEPERLDAAFTILAAPAAPGALTLEVAHTPGFDVLVMRHVGDPMQLHGVYGFLFEHAGGPENVSALLGFQHDDVDHVPAEDQVYDAALAVLAPPADPVSPIRATRAEPRRWLRLHHVGGYGTLEPEIDRLTLIALAAGVEPADAPLMLHYLDDPDEVAEADQRADIYLPIA encoded by the coding sequence ATGCATGATCCGCACACCGAGGCACTTCTGGCGCGCGTCACCCGCGCGGCCGAGCTGATGGCGGCGCGGATCGACGCGGGCGAGCCGGTGCGGCTCGACGAACTCGCCGACGCCGCAGCGCTTTCGAAATTCCATTTCCATCGCGTGTTCCGCCTGCTCACCGGCGAAGCGCCCGGCGAGGCAGTACGGCGGCTGAGGCTCGCCCATGCGGTTGCCGGGCTGCGCGATCCGCAGGCCCGGATCACTCAGGTCGCGCACGAGGCCGGATTCGCCAGCAGCCAGGCGCTGGCAAAGGCGATGCGCCAGGCGCTCGACGCCTCGCCCAGCGGTCTGCGTTCCGAGCCGGAGCGGCTCGACGCCGCCTTCACCATCCTGGCCGCGCCCGCTGCGCCGGGAGCACTGACGCTCGAAGTCGCGCACACGCCCGGCTTCGACGTGCTGGTGATGCGCCACGTCGGCGATCCGATGCAGCTCCATGGCGTTTACGGTTTCCTGTTCGAGCATGCGGGCGGTCCCGAGAACGTCTCGGCGCTGCTCGGCTTTCAACATGACGACGTCGATCACGTACCCGCCGAGGACCAGGTCTATGATGCCGCGCTTGCGGTGCTCGCGCCTCCCGCCGATCCGGTGTCGCCGATCCGCGCGACCCGCGCCGAGCCGCGCCGCTGGCTGCGGCTCCACCATGTCGGCGGCTATGGCACGCTGGAGCCCGAGATCGATCGGCTCACGCTGATCGCGCTCGCCGCCGGAGTCGAGCCCGCCGACGCGCCGTTGATGCTCCACTATCTCGACGATCCGGACGAAGTCGCCGAGGCCGATCAGCGCGCCGACATCTATCTCCCGATCGCCTGA